The Cryptomeria japonica chromosome 9, Sugi_1.0, whole genome shotgun sequence DNA segment TAGCTAGGAGACTGAGTATAACTGCATATTAATTGGGCATCATTTCATTTGTGGTTGTGCATTGATAGGAAAGAGAAAAATGAGGACATGCTTGTGAGATTGAGTTGTATATTTTGGTATTCATAAATTAAAAGAcaatcataaaattaatattatggtTGGTAATGTGAGGTTGCAAAGATATGGAGTTTCAAAATAAGAGTAAGAGAAATGCAAAGTTAGGATGTGTTGCAGATAAGGAGAGAGATGGGGAAGAGCATAGTCTCATGTTAATAGATTAGTATTGAAGTTGTTTGCTAATCTGTGAtgaaaatttataataattttttagtaATGGAGGATTTTAATGTTAGTGATTGAATGTATTTAATGTATGAAATAAATGATTGCAATCATGGGCTAGTGAGTTTTTTGAGTTGTGAGCAGGGCTAAGTgtcttgcatcaagtggtattagagtggaAAGGATCCACTAGGACCTACAACTGTAGCTAAAGTGGTAGATTTATGGGTGAATTCGAAGTGGTGAAGTTGTCTCAAAGGATCAACAAAACTATTGTAGGTGTCTATGGAGCCTTGAGCAATTGAGAGATGAGAAGAACAAGCCATAGAAGAATAATTTAATGGCAAAGAATTTATGGAGAGATTGAAAGAATCATTGTAGGTGTGCAAATTCCTTATCGATAGAGAGCTTAAAGCCACAAAGGAGAGTGTGATGCATGAGAAGTGATTACATTAGATGAGAGGATGAGTTCAAATAGGAAGATGAGGTGGGTCATGAGGAAGTTTGTGTTGATTCATTCCTAGAGTGATATTGGAAAGAGAGTTATGGGATGTGGAGAGTCTTGTTGAGAAAGAATAGTTGTAGTTGGAAGCAGAAAGAAGTGAGAGAAACCCACatagatgaagaagaaaaagataaaaaggtaaatatagTGGGAAATATAAAGAAAAGagagataaggataagggaaaagttAAGGAGGGAGATATGGGAGAgagaaacaaaaatagagatagatATAGACATCAAGATGgatatgaagatgaagatgaagatggttgttctttattgtttattttttaacatattatgtaaatgcattttttttatttgactgctctattcatttttaatttttttttttgaagatggtTGTTCTTTAGTGGTCATGTTGGTATTGGTGGGATTGGTCGTGATAGTTCTCGTGGTGTtcaaattattttttctatttataaGGGTATTCGTACTAATAATTTAATGGTGGCTCTTTCCATCTTGTATGCTGTGGAGTGTGGTTGTGATCTTTGTTGGCATATGATTATTTATGAATCCGATTCTTTGGTGGTAGTGACTTTGATGAATGGTCAAAAGATTGATGATGTTAGTTGACACTTAGTTGTGGTTATTAAAAAGATTCTTTGATTCTGTGGTTCTTTGGAATTTGTTACTTTTAGTCATATTCCTAGGGAGTAAAATGGAGTTgcagattgtttggccaaatggacTTTTGATCAAATGCAGAATATGGACTTTTGATCAAATGCAGAATTTGAACATTGTGGATCGGGGATAGTTGCCTCCAGCATTGTCTCATATGCTAGATAACTTAGTGGATTAATAATAAGGTACTCTAATGCTTTATATTATTTTTgagttttaataaatttttacctctCTTTTAGttcaaatattaattatattacaTTTAAAAATAGTAATTAGTAGGTCATCTATATGACTTAGTTTTAATTCAATATTACATTTTATTTACATtagatatattatatatttaaattttttaatatttattatttaaaattataaattaaatttcataaaacatatatttaaattatatttattatacaaaataaaaaatgttcAATATAAATATTACAAGTAATATATATTTTATAGATAATATTAATAGATATAAACATAATATATTATAAATCAtagaatattaatttattatataattaggAAATCTCAGTTTGCATGTCATCTAATGTAATCTAATGTAATGTTCATCTATGTGTCTCTAAGATAGTGGCATGTCATATGTGCACTTTGTAGTTAAAGTCTCTCCGTCCAAAGCATTTCATTAAAACATTAATAAAATGAATTGCATATTTTCTTTAAGGATAAATTGACACACTTGTGGAAATATGAATTAGAGTTCACGTCTTACTTTGCCCCTATGgtgtgtataaagtatttttgtaTTCAACGAATTAGATACAAATAGATTTGTGTGTAGAGGGAAGGTACAAAATATTTATCAAGCAATAGTGATTGTTGGAATCAtcttttattcaattaattataggtttatttatttatataatataaaattaaaaaaatgcagatatagattctaaataatttgaaaaaaaaattctaaatgttAAAGATTATGTTATTGtatctaaaattttgccaaaatttttTTATTTAGATAATGAAATCTGTTAATAAGATGTAAACTTTTTGGtcaattagattggagaaaaatcatttctataatttaaaaatttaaaaattatgtatcttaatttttgaaaaattggaaaaaaaatatcaaaataaaaaattcatatttttaattAGTGGAAAAGCAATTGAATAATAACAAGTTAATCAAAATTGAATGGAGTCCATTGCATTAATACTAACCTATTGACAATTACTAATAAAATGAATTGCCTATTTGCtttaaagataaaatgacaaatttTTGTAGAAATATGAAATAGAATTCTCATAGTGTGTATAAAGCAACTTTGTATTGAACGAATTCGATAAAAATAGATTTTGTGTGTAGAGGGAAGCGTACGAAAATAGAGAAGCCACATATGATTTATGAAACAATAGCGATTGTTGCAATCGTCTTATATTCAATTAACGCAGTTTTTATCTTTGATTGTCAAAATCAGATCGATCACGTCTTCAatgtaattataattatataaataaaatataatttattcaaaGTTAAAATTATTTAACTGAAATTATTTGAAAACAAAATGTAATctcattaaatattattaaaatatggaACACGATCAAACTATTTTGTTTCACATAAATCTATATAACTATTTATTTATCAGGCTCGTAAGAAGAGGAGCTTGCTTTTCTAACAGTTTTTATAACATATATATACAAGCCCTGTACCATAAGATAAGTTTATATATTAGTAGTGATAAGAAGAGTAGAGTAGTTTTATTGCTTCTTTATTCTGTCATGACACTGTGATTAATGATAAGGCAATTCTAACAGGGATTGTAACAGATACAACTAAACCCAACGCAATCTCCACTGTAAGCATTATCATACTTCTTGCAGGTATCGAAACAACCATTCGTAAAAATTGAGCATATCCCTTTATAATGACCGCTCCAAAATCCGCAATACCCATCGCCCTCATATACCATGGACTCTTGTAAATTACCAACGAATTCCAAATTAGTAAATTTATTATGTATGTATTTCAGAAAATAAATACTGAATAAGAATGCATGCATCTTACCAGAAGCAAAACCAAAAGAAACCATGAGCAATAACAAGAGCACGCACACATTTACGTATTTCTTCGCCATCTATTGTGTGAGAAAAAATTTAATGCTTTCAGCTACTATTTATAGTTGAAGCGTGATATCTCCACATTATGCAAAATCCAATTTGGAATCTGTGGATTATCTAAACTCCAAAGTAATATCTGGATTATCAAAACTCCAAAATAATCAGTTTTAATGGCTATTAACATAGCCCAATTTATTCATTTTGGAATCTGTGGATTATCTAAACTCCAAAGTAATCGCTGGATTATTAAAAACTTCAAAATAATCAGTTTTAGTCGCTCGTTAGTAGCAATGTGAAAgccaatttattatttatttttggaaTCTGTGGATTATCTAAACTCCAAATAATCACTTTTAATCGCTCGTTAGTAGCAATGTAAAAACTAAGAATCACAATAAATAAATTGCTGCGACGTTACCTGCAAGGCTTCTGATAATGCCCAATTTGGAGTTTGCACTTGGACTCCAAATTATGTACATAGTATATTGAATTAAAATAATAGTTTATGGCAGAAATAATAATTTGATCAATATATAAACAATTTAGAATAATAATTTTTATATATCTACAATGACATAAATATTcgtaaataaaaaaatgattttgaataaatttgacgtgtagatgATAGGTAAATGCATGTATGTTTCAAATTCTCTacaagtattattttattactttgaataaaatagaatcattgccacttgtctctacgtatatgaaactgttacatctttaatgagagtgaaagagtccTTGACAACTAATAAATATGCAAGACAATTATGTAATATCTCTTGCATTATTATGTTATCTTtgatttttgtggaggtgttattttattactccaaataaaatagaatcattgccacttgtctccaactatatgaaaccattacattcaaatacttaagcaactctattattatccatatttttaaAACTCTTATATGCTACTAATATTCTTGCAATCATCAGATTTCCTTCTATTATAAGATAAATGTCACATGGCACTTTTCATGCCcaagaaataaaaaacaaataaaataaggaTAGGACAATTAACACTTGGAAGAGGAAAAAGTACATATTTTGAAATTAATGAGGAATGGTGCCCTTGCCATTTCCCTGATCATTCACGTGAATAATTAGACCGAAGTAAGGTGTGCAAGAGAAAGAGTATGGCACATGGAAGGGAACGGATGTTCGTGCCATTAACTCGGTATGGCATCCCTATCCCTCAAGGGTTGATTTCAAAATCTCTCGCGACCCATTATTCAAGGGATTCATAAGATTTTATGCTTGGAAGGTTGTCGATAGCTCTCATATTTGCACAGGCGAGAAGGAGGTTGGCAAAATGTTGTGGAGTCGTTCTTTACATGCTGCAACAAGATTTGTTCGAAGTTCCTAAAGACTTTCGACAAACTCATTTCAAGCTCAGTTTGCAATCATGGCATGCTCACGTGCCTCATCTATTCTTCCACATTTTTGCATGTAATTCTACGAGGCATTCTTTTACATAGATCATAGGCCTGGTCTATGTTTCCTCGTTTTGAAAACGTCTAGCAGGGTTATTGCATCGGCAATGTCCCAAAGCTCTCAATTCGGCATAGAATGTGAAAATTCTATTGCagttactgattattaatctcGTATCTCATCAAGATTATTTAACTGCGAAATactgaaaaataacacaactgcaatttcaaaaaataaaaacacTCGGAAAGAAATATGCAACATAgtgacaatatttttggacaattgtccctggaaaaaccccgaagggaaaacTAGTATTGCAGATAAAGAATATATATTAACTCcaacaaatcaagagatacaaataccGCTTGCCTCTTATTGGCAGAGCTTCCACGATCTCCCAATTTGTCCTACTGAGATTCCACCCCGGTACTATCCCAATGCTATCACtgcgcccttgctaacactgcaagactacttgctaacatTGCAAGTTTCTCCAAAAACTTCGTATACTCCAAATGACtcttgacccctttttatactactctcattggaaaaccaacgaccgagattaattctcaatcaacggttgagattaataacaactaaacaaccctaacaaaattggttactagaagtttctaaaagagctcaaataattaacaaataattgtCCCTATCTAACAAAATTTGTTTATCAAATACTTATTTACTAATTATTACATATGGAGAACTAGTTGTCCTAGCTAACtgaactaacactccctcttagtgaggAAGTTGTTTtgcatgacacccaacttctctctgaagaagatgaatttttcCTTCCCCAATGCTTTTGTAAGAATGTCTTCTACCTGTTGATCTGTAGGTATATATTGTAGCTCAACAATCCTCCGCTGTacacaatctctgatgaagtgatacctaaTGTCTATAtgttttgacctatcatgaaacacgAGATTCTCATtcaacttgatgcaactctgattgtcgtaGTGTATCACTATAGTCTCCACcttttgaccaaacaaggctagtAACAAATTTcaaagccatatagcttcacatgtcgccatgctagctgctatgtattTCGACTCTGTAGAACTCAGAGCCACAAAATTCTGCTTCCTGCTGAACCAAGACACAACTCTTGATCCCAGACtaaaacaacaccctgaagtgcttctcTTGTTTGTTGTACTACCTGCCCAATCTGCGTCAGTATAGCCCATCAACCTGATTCCTTCACCTCGAGCATACCTAATCCCATATTTGATTGTACCTCGCAAATAATGCAACACATGCTTTGCCGCTGTCCAATGTACTCCCTTTGGctcaaccatgaactgactaagagagtttactgcaaATGCTATATGtggcctggtgttgaccaaatacatgagagaaccaatcaactgccCATATAAGGTGGGATCTATATCCTTCTTCCTGGATGTGTCTACCTTCCTCAAATTCatgatcataggtgtagacatggctttgcaatcctcTATCCTGAACCTTTTCAATATTTctatgcaatatttcccttgtccaaggaaaatctctccatctgtTTGCCATACCTCCaagcctagaaagtagtgcataagtcccaaatccttcatctcgaactctactgcaaggtccctcttgcactcttctatgagccccagtgaacctgttagaaacaagtcatccacatataggacaagaatgagaatctcacccccaaccaccaagtagtagaggttagtatctacctcactcttcacaaagcctaTTTCGtgcaagtaactatcaatgcgctcataccatgctctaggagccttctTGAGTCCGTACAAAGCTCTCTTCAATCTACACGAGTGGGTATTTTTGCTGTGTGCtacaaatccttctggttgttatatgtatacctcctctttcagctcaccatttaggaatgttatcttgacatccatttgatggatctgccatgcCATAGTGTTGAAACTAAGATTACAGCTCATATAGAAGTATACCTAATCACTAGAGAAAAtatctcctcatagtctattccctccttttgagagaaccccttTGCCACAAACCTTTCCttgtatttctcgatgctaccatctgcactGTCCTTGATCTTGTAGATCCAGTACG contains these protein-coding regions:
- the LOC131858625 gene encoding secreted RxLR effector protein 161-like, whose protein sequence is MSTPMIMNLRKVDTSRKKDIDPTLYGQLIGSLMYLVNTRPHIAFAVNSLSQFMVEPKGVHWTAAKHVLHYLRGTIKYGIRYARGEGIRLMGYTDADWAGSTTNKRSTSGCCFSLGSRVVSWFSRKQNFVALSSTESKYIAASMATCEAIWL